DNA sequence from the Deferribacterota bacterium genome:
CATTGGATTGTGCAAAATAGCCGTGGGGGGATATTATAACTATATTAAATATCATAGGTATTCTACTTAAAAATTCCTGTACCATTCCAGGCTCAGGTGCTTCTAAAATATCAACTAGGAATTCCATAGTTTCTTTTATTTTGCCCACATTTTTTCCCCATCCTTCCTCAAAGCCAAGTGATTTTAGGTGTCTTTTAACAGCAGAGTGGGAATCATTATCATTTTTTTTGTATAAATAGTTTATAGCTCTTCTAAGCTGTCTGCGAAGCTCTTCAATAGAGTTGATCGAATCTGTAAGCATAAGTTTAGTATCTTTATATTTATGTACCTTTAAGAAGTTTAGTAGTAATTTTGAGCCTTGTCCCATATCAAAAAAGAGTTTGCTTGCAAGATGTCTATTCAGAAATTCTACACCTTTTCCAATGTTTTTTGGCTCTAGCAATCTTGGAAACTCCCTATTAAAGGGTGTAATATCTATCTCTAAGCTCCAGTCATCAATTGACTTGCCTACTTCTGCTAATTCCTCTTTGAAGAATAGAAATTCAGAGGCTTCAATATTTTTAAAGCTAACTGAATCGAGATCAAATTGGAGATATGTAAATTTTCCTATATCAATCCTTATATTCATAAGATAGAGGTTACTTCTTATAACTGTCTCAATGGTATTATATACTAATTCTTCTAAAATGCTTTCTTTTAAAATCCCTTTATTTTCCTTTTTGAGAAAATTTTCATAAGTATTAATAACATCGGATTGTAGCAACAACTCCCTATTTTTATTCTTAAGTTCTCTAAAAAATAGATAGACAGTTTCTTGATGTCTTTCTGCAAATTTATTAAGTTCATTTAACAGCATTTACCACCTTTCTTCTATTTTTATTTTTTCTAAAAAATTATAATAATATATTCCCTCTATAATACCTGCAGCATATTTTTCCTTAGCAAAATATATCTGTGGTTCATTTTTCAAGTGCTCAATTTCTGGGCTATAATTACCAACAACTACAGCTAATGTGTTTCCCACTAGCATTTCAGCATCATTACCAGAATCGCCAGCTACCAGTATTTTGTCAAGAGGGATATCCCATTTAATTGATATATACCTTATAGCGTAGCCCTTAGAAGCTCTAATTGGTAATATATCAATATATTTTTCATGGGAGTATATAACATTGGCATATACCCCATTTTCTCTCAAGATTTTATATAATTCCTCTTTAGTTGGCGCTATTTTTGGATTCATATAGTAGCTTATCTTATGTGTTCGTTGTGTAGATTGGGGTTGCATTCTAATACCTTTTATAGTACTCATAATTTCTTTAATTTTTGTTGGATACCATCTATAGGAGATATGTTTATCCCACTGTCTATCCCTAATTAATTTTTTTCCATAATATATTTCAGTACCCACTGAGCTTATTATTATATCAGGGTTCATTACCTTCCATTTTTTTAAAACGTTTATTATACTTTTTATCGTTCTACCACTTGCCACACCAAAACCTATATAATTTTTATCATTTATCAAGTCTAAAAGTTTTACTAAGGATTCTTTATCACCTAATAGTGTATTATCAATATCTGATATGATTAGCCTATCAACAGCTTGCAATTTTCGATTATCTGTTTCTAATATGTGTATATATTTTTTCTTGCGTAAAATAGAATTAATATGCCTTATATATTTATCAACATGGGATTCCCATGTGTAGTGTTTATGAACTCCCTTTAGACCGTTCTTTGATAGTCTAGCCCATAATCTTTTATTTTCTAATATCTTTAGAATATTTTCTTCGATCTCTTTAATATTTGTAGGATCTATTAGGAGAACATTTTTACAATTTTTCTCTATATCTATTGGTCCACCGTCATTTGTTGCAACAATAGGCAATCCACTTGCTGCTGCCTCAATTAGCGTGAGACCAAAGGGTTCAGTTAGTGCAGGGTTTACAAATACACCCTTTAATTTAGCAGTATGTCTGTATATCTCATATATATCATTTTGGGAGTGTTTTTTTGGGTATGCTGCTTTTCCATATAAGTCATATTTGTCTATTAGATACAGCATATTTTCAATTACTTTAGTTGCACCTTTTTCTAATTTTTTATAATCATCACGCTCACCTGCAATTATAACAAGGTTTGCTAGTTCTTGTAATTTTGCGCTCTCTCCATATGCCTTAATTAGGTTTTTAATGTTTTTTCTCTCATCTGCCCTTGAGATTGCTAGTATATAAGGCTTTCTTAATTTTTTTAGGAAACGTGATAATTCGTTTGATACAAATTGTGGCGTTGTATCCCCTCTTTTTGGTGGCCTAAAATTGCTTATATCAACCCCTGGTGGTATAACCTTCATTCTGCGCGGGCTATACATCTCATACCTTTTATATTGTTCATTTACCTCTTGTCTTGTGCTTGCTACTATCAATTCAGCTGATGATAGGGCTATCTCTTCTGCTTCTATACGTTTTGATATATTGTATTTATTTTCAATTTGCTTTTCCGTTACTCCTTTTTCTAAGAGCAGTCTTTCTTTTTTTACCCTCCCCAAAGAATGGCCTGTAAAAATAAAAGGTATATTTAGCATTGCTGCAACTCTTGAGCCAACATAACCAGCATCTGCATAGTGCCCATGGATAACATCAGGTGCATCCTTTATTTTTCTAAGATATTGAACAATCTTATCGGAGAATTCATCTAAATAGTCCCACAATTTTTCTTTTCTAAGATACTTTTTTGGACCACATTCAATTCTGACAATTTTTGCTTTTTCATTTATTGTTTCAATATCCTTGCTGTATATATCATCTACATTCTTATCTATTATTTTCCTAGTAAACAAATCTATCTTTCTAATTTTATCTCTTTTTGAGAGGGTTTTAATAAGTTCTATAACATATTTTATTTGACCACCTGTATCAGCATCTCTCCCTAATTCAATAT
Encoded proteins:
- a CDS encoding HAD-IIB family hydrolase encodes the protein MNVNKKLYILMLSIHGLVKSEDIELGRDADTGGQIKYVIELIKTLSKRDKIRKIDLFTRKIIDKNVDDIYSKDIETINEKAKIVRIECGPKKYLRKEKLWDYLDEFSDKIVQYLRKIKDAPDVIHGHYADAGYVGSRVAAMLNIPFIFTGHSLGRVKKERLLLEKGVTEKQIENKYNISKRIEAEEIALSSAELIVASTRQEVNEQYKRYEMYSPRRMKVIPPGVDISNFRPPKRGDTTPQFVSNELSRFLKKLRKPYILAISRADERKNIKNLIKAYGESAKLQELANLVIIAGERDDYKKLEKGATKVIENMLYLIDKYDLYGKAAYPKKHSQNDIYEIYRHTAKLKGVFVNPALTEPFGLTLIEAAASGLPIVATNDGGPIDIEKNCKNVLLIDPTNIKEIEENILKILENKRLWARLSKNGLKGVHKHYTWESHVDKYIRHINSILRKKKYIHILETDNRKLQAVDRLIISDIDNTLLGDKESLVKLLDLINDKNYIGFGVASGRTIKSIINVLKKWKVMNPDIIISSVGTEIYYGKKLIRDRQWDKHISYRWYPTKIKEIMSTIKGIRMQPQSTQRTHKISYYMNPKIAPTKEELYKILRENGVYANVIYSHEKYIDILPIRASKGYAIRYISIKWDIPLDKILVAGDSGNDAEMLVGNTLAVVVGNYSPEIEHLKNEPQIYFAKEKYAAGIIEGIYYYNFLEKIKIEERW